The Dioscorea cayenensis subsp. rotundata cultivar TDr96_F1 chromosome 11, TDr96_F1_v2_PseudoChromosome.rev07_lg8_w22 25.fasta, whole genome shotgun sequence genomic interval GATTTTCACCGTTACagtcataaaaaatttttattcaatattacTGTACTTATAAATAGTAATACAATACCTACAGTTTAACTAAAAACCCAATATAAAACACCACACTCTTCAATACAACAATACACATTTTTTATCGCTCACTTAATTGTTCCTCTTCTCACTTCTTCCTATCTCTCTCgtcttttttgtttctcttctgTTTGTAAGTCTAGGGACATTCTACGTAGGTCCTCAAATTacatattctatatatatatatatatatatatatatatatatcttaaggtTAATAGAAAGAATTATAGAATTATATAAAGGAAGAGTGAAAAGAGGAGATTTACTAATAGTGGAGAATACAAAAAGATAACTGAACTATAACATATAACATGAGGTAGCGACATCCTGTACATAGACGCAAACTATAACACAATCTACGCGATTAACCAGTTCCTTAAGAGGTAATAGCTAGCTCTCtaggtttcatttcattgaattgaCCAAATCCTCaaagttgatatttatttttactggaaatgaacaaaaagtccctCCAAAAGTTCGGTATTCACAGAAACACCCTTCTAGTTTGAATATTCACAGTTCATCCCTCCTTTTCCGTACATATGAATATTTGGTCCTTGCTATTGCTAACTCCGTGAATTTTGAGGAGAAAAGACCGAAATGCCCCGCCAGTTACATCAATGATGTGTTCTCTCTCCACGTTGGGAAGTGGCGGGTTAAGGGACCATGAATCCCGAGAGGGGAGTGTTGGTTCCTGTGCGCGCCTTCTCTCAGTTGCCCCTTCACATTCTGAGACTTGCCCCTTTAGATGCTGAGAGTTACACACATTGAAGCCCTGTGTTCAACTGAAGGTATTGAGATTTGAGAAGATGTTTGCCAGAGCTTTCCCGAGTCTTCATTGTTGTTTCCTTGACACCATCTCCATACTCTTGAATCAGCGAACCTAAAGGTATTAATGGAAGATTGTAGGGTTGTTTACATCGCTATTttgggtttctagggttttgtaattgaagtttttttaatttttatttgttgtgtatGATCCAGGCTTAAATTTGGAAAGTTGTCATTCTTTCTCGAATGGAAGATGATGTTTATAAAcgtttggttttagttttagcTTTGCCTTTTTTTTGTCTACGTTGTTTACCCCTTAAATTAAtcggttttcatttaaataaatgtgtttCCACTTATAATTTCTAGTTTCCACTTAAATATTATTGACAGATCTTTAATCCTTCTTGGTGAAGGTATTGGACATATGGCAATCAACCTTGTAAATGGCAGGTGTTATTTGGTCTCTATAGCAGAAACGATTGCTGAGTTAAGACAAAACATGAGTTCTAGGCATTTAGAAATCATCCGGAGTACTCATTTCGCATCGTTAATGGAATTTGAACCTGTAATACAAGAGAGGGGATTGCTCGATGCTCTGTTGCAGAGATACGATGAGCGctcccaaaaatttaaaattggtgAGAGCTTGTTGACGTTTAGGGCCGAAGATGTATCCATTATTCTTGGTCTCAGATGCGATGGGGACGCTGTAGTTTTCAAAAAGAGAAAGCCACATTcagaatttgaagaaaaatatttctcgAAAACCTATGAAAGACATAGGGAAGATATCAAAAAAACTCTTAGCACACTAGTCCggaagaggggagaagaagaaaactttgtgAAGATATTGTTGGTATCCATCATGGGGACCATGCTGTTCCCGAACTCATCATGTTCTATTCCCAATTGGCTTGTAGACTATGTAGACTATCTTCCCGCAATGCGACGCTATGCATGGGCTCAAGCCACacataagtggcttatggatGACATCCCGCAAACGGCCGCCAGAGTTCAAGCAAGATGCTCTGGTGAGAAGACAAACACTGGCTACTTGCGAGGATGTGTTGTCGCTCTAAATATTTGGTTCTACGAAGTAACTGGCACCGGCAAGAAGGTGCGATTTGGTAAGACTCCCAGATCCTGTGTTACGGGGTGAACAGTTTCAAGAAGCAAGCATCCATCGGTTTATTGCTATCATCAGTCGAGGGGAAAGAGGTATTTAGTTTACACTTAACTTATTTAGTATCctcttaataattttcttttccgatttaaatgtttagtttacacttaacataTTTAGTTTCCGCTTAAGTTTTCTAGCTTTCACTTGCACaaaaatgttttcaattaacttttaggttttgcacttaaaatataatttttttcgcTTAATAGATTAGTGTTTACGGTTAAAATATGAAGTTTAGGCTTAATTTATTAAGGTTCcaattaagaattaattttgattgttgttttaagtttttcGTTTGAGTATCATTGTTTACCTTGACTGTATGTCATTTCCACATTACAGTTTTCCGCCCTCGCCCCGGCTAATGCCGAAGAAGAAGCTCTCGTCAGGACAAGCCACCGTGGAGAAGAAGTGGCTAGCACAATACGTCTTCGCGCAAAATCTGGGGAGAAATCCACAGGGAAACGTGGACGGTCTCCCTCACCACCGAGGAGCCCAGGTCGACGTGGTTCTGTTTCTATTAATCCACCGAGGGGGGTAATTGATGAAAACATTGGGTTATGTTTCCTGATAGTTTTGAGAAGTTGTCCGAAATTGTTGGTGGGCTTCAAACCAGAGTTGAAGTAATTGAGGGTCGTGACCCTTCCAATGTCGCACCGATAACTGACGACACCAAGGATTTGCCGCCGAAACAAGCGGCCAGCAAAAGATCTCGAGTGAAGAAGGTTGCCTGTAGGCGAAGACAACCATTGCCTATTCCCGTATCTAATATTTCTGATTATGCTCCTCTCAAGCCAGTTACACGACAATCTACAAGGTTTGCGATTTTGTAAGCCGATTGCCGACCAGAAGAGCGGCCTCCAAAAATTGCCCGAAAGGGCAAAGTCAAGACAAACTCAACTCTCTCGTCACCGAGTTCGTCTTTCGGTCCCACAGCACCATCCCCACGCCCTTCTCTCTCAGCACTAGCCAAGCAATCCCCACCCGCTTCCCCCTCCGCACTCGATCCGTCATCCCCACTCCTTCCCTCCTCCGCAACCAACAAGCAATCCCTACCCGCTTCCCCCTCAGCACCCGATCTGTCATTCCCACTCCCTTCGCCCTCCGGACTCGCGCCATCTTCCCCAATCCCCTCCCCCTCCAGATCCGTGCAACCTTCCTCCATCCCTTCCCACTCCGGACCGGTGCCATCTTGTCCACTTCCTTCCTTCTTCGAACCGACGAAGCCATCTCCACCCATTGTACCACCAGTCGACGTCCCCGAAAATGTCAGCGTCGAGTCTATAATCGAATCACTAACATCCTTGAGAAATGATCTACCCCCTTCGTTAGATGAGAAGTTAGGAAATGTGGAGGACATCCACACTGACTCCCCGAATCCAAAACTGTCTCCGTCGACAGACGCGAAACCATCAactgacactactgatgaagcGTTAGTTGTCATCCCAAAACCAATACCGGAGACGTCATCAATTGACGAACAGGTAGTGGTACTGACCGAACAAGTTACTCAAACTTTTAGGGTACCACGGAACAAACGTCCTGCCGGATTTATGAGATTAAATAAAGTCGAACAACTGACAATCAGCCACTTTCTAAACTGTCTGATGGACATGTAAGCATCCtgtttatacttttattgtCTTCACTTCACTtaagttttaatgtttacacttaattttaatgttttacaCTTACGTTTTAGTTATTCCAATTAAACTTACATATTTCCACATAAGTGTTAATGTTTCCACTTAAGTTCCAAATTTGCCTCTTAACTTCAAAGTTTTCCAATTAAACTTATATGTTTCCGCATAAGTTTTAATGTTTCCACGTAAGTTTCAATATTTTCCTCTTAACTATAAATGTTTCCACTTAAGTTAAAAAATTTCCGCTTAATTTACAATGTTACGCTCAATTTTGGTGCTTTGATCCGGTAGGACTTATGTTTGGAAGAACGATGTGTCATACACCACTCGGGCGCGTGTCTACTCTCTGTTGGAAGAGAAGGAAATGGTCGTTGATGATGTGGTGGgcgtatatatattgataatcaTAGAACAGATGAAATAGCGAACCGTACCCTTACAATATACGCGCAGCAATCACCCGACCACTTGCTCTTTTGATGGCTGATAGAACAGATGAATAGCGAACCGTACCCTTACAATGTACGCGCAGCAATCATGATGGTTGATGTTGTACTCCGGTTTGCAGATGTCGACTTCATCTTGATGCCTATTATACTTCATGGTCACTTCCATCTCCTCGTACTCGATAAAGTGAAAAAggaatatattcattattcctCGTTTGTTAGTCTGAAATATGATCAAGATGCCATCCACATGGTAAacaatgttttcattcatttaaacTATTTCTATTTCGTCGCCGTTTGGCTTGACCGATGCATGTTTTGTTGACAGCGGGAACTATTTGATAGATGTTTAGCAATCGAATTTGGTGATAACGCAACGGAAGCTTACCTTCTCAGACACGAACGGAATTGCCCACGGCAAAAGCCGGGTACAGTCAATTGTCCAGTCTATGTCATGCGTTTCATAGAGCAAATACTCGCTGACGAGAAACTAAAACTTCCCTAGACAGACATTCCATACTTGTGTCTATGTTTTGCGGCTCGCATATTGATGGATGTCATTGCCCGTGGTCGCCGAACTTCTGGAGAATCAAAGAATTGTTAGGATATGTTTAACAATACGTTCTCATTAACTTGACTTTTCTTCTAGTTTGAGTTCTGGACACGTACTTATTTGCATATCACTATGATGCTTTGAACAAGAGTTGTTTGTCATGCACGTATATGCTTGTCTACTTAAAAAGAATCGTtcttagttaaaattagttcatACTGCTTAAATATCGCTCATActggttaaaattagttgttttCACTTAAAATTAGAACATACCGCTTTTATTGTGGCAAGCTACACGTAAATAACATCATCTAGTCAGTTAGCTATCGATGCATTACAGGATCTACGGTTATGACCAGCATCATAGTAACGACTGCATCGTAATTCGCAACGATTGATCATTGTGACTCTAGACGCTTCCGTCTTGGCCGACCAACTGGTTTCTTGGTGATTGGAGGGCGCACAAGTAGTTCGTGATTGATATCATCTGGTTTATCATTATCTGGTACCGGGAATATGGCTTCTGCATATGCTTGTCGGTAAGAGTCTATTGTGAAGTAGTCATCGACATATCAATGAATATTTGTGTCTGTCTGTAGTATTGTTGCACATGCATGTTTACATGGAATGCCATATACCTGCCATCTACGACATGAGCATGTCCGAGCGTTCAAACTAATGCAGTAGTTCTTCTGGTCAACCACTTCAAAATGGTCACCATCGGAACGGCCGACCAGTAGGTTGCGAGACTCTTCAACAAGTTCCTCAATCTTTCGATGTATGACAGGACATAGACGTCTCTCCCATCTATGAGATTGTTCACGTCGATGACACAACATGCCCATCAGCTTAAACCTTTATACAAAAGAAGAGTCATGAAATAATAAGtagaaatattaaaacttaatcagaaacactataatttaatcataaacGATGTAACTTAAGCGGTAACAATTAAACTTAAGCAAAATATTTGAAACTTAAtcagaaatttataatttaatcataaacAATGCAAGTTAAGCGAGAAATCTTAATATTAAGTGATAACAATTAAACATACGcgaaaaaatttaaacttaatcagaaaaattataatttaatcgtaaactatttatattaagcggaaacaattaatattaagagaaataatttaaactcaatcgggaacaaataaatttaagcgggaacaaataaatttaagcgAAATGGTGCGTACCTTATCGAGTCTACCATGTTTATGACAGGGAGATGGTGTGCCTCTTTTATCCATGCATTAAACGACTCCGCCACGTTTGAGTACATCTCCCCCCATCTATCACCTTTGAACATGTAGTTCGCCCAGTGCACTAGATCGGATTTCTGCATCAACCATTGATGTGCATCCGAATATGTGTTTAACAGATCGGCAACAGTGTCatcgaatttttttttcagcacATAAAAATGCAATTCTCGATAATATAGACCAGCACCTTTCTTTCAGTGACTTGCTAAGTCTGATATTTGCTTTCATGAAGTTTGCTTCCAAGTGGCGCAAACAATATGCATGCGGTGAGGAAGGGAATACCTTTGCGACAGCATTGATAAGGCCTTTGGACCTATCAGATATAAATGTAACAAGTTTCACATATTCGTCATCATCGTATATAGTATCTCCAAGCTTTGACAAGAACCACGTCCAGTTCACATCCGTTTCATTATCTACGATTGCAAATGCCACATGAAAGAAACCATCGTTCCCATCTTTTCCCGTTGCACCTAACAAAGTGCCCCCGTATTTACCGAGCAAGTGAGTTCCATCTAGGTACAGCAATGGCCTACATCCTGTCTTGAAACCAATTGACACATGCTTTGAAGGCAAAAAACGCACGCTTGAAATAAGGACCGTCATTCTCTACGATAGCAACGCTACCAGGGTTTGTCACTAACACCTTCTTCGCGTACCAcatcaataaatcatagctcGCCACCTCACTCCCATGGAGAACCTCCTTGGCAACCTCTTTCCCTAGCCAAGCTTGTTTATAGGATAAATAGACACCGTGGTCTCGCAACATATCACGCTGAATGTTAATAGCCCTATACAGGGGACGGTCCTTCAGCTTTTGTATAACACGTGCACTCACCCACTTTTTTGATGCCTTGGGATGTGAGGATGTGCCAATACCGCCACCACACATGTGTGTGGGATACATCGTCTTAATCCTAAACGTCTGGTGGTTATCTTCCATGGACACGTGGGCACGCCATTCACAACCTTCAACAGTACACTTGACAGTCACTCTCTGCTTGTCATTCTTGATGAATGTAAAGTTAAAATTGCATTTGATAGCAAAATTCTTAAGTGCATCCCTAAAATGTTCACTATCAGAAAACTGATCACCAACTTTCATTGAAACAATCTCATGATCTTCTGACGAAGGCCAGATAGATAACACCCGCAGGTTGTTGATGGGCGGAAATGTGGCCCTGTTGAGCGACATACTCTCCGAAAATGAATCGCTGTAGTGTACAAATCAGATAAGTTTAAGTGAAATCATGGCACTTTTATACTCAATCAAACAACTTTAAACGAAATCGGATAAATTTAAGTTAAATCGGGCGAGTTTAAGCGAAATCAAAAAATTTTACGCGAAATCGCATAATTgtaagaaaaatcaaagaagtTTAAGTGAAATATAACAATTTTAAGCGAAATCGGATAAGTTTAAGCGAAATAGTTTACTCTTAAGCGGAGGACGAAAATAGTTTAAGCGAAATCGAAAAAAGTTAAGTGAGAACATAAATTATTACGCGTAAACGGAGAAATTTAAGTGGAAATATATAATGTTCACAAAAAAGAAGGGTTTTgtggaattaaaaattaaaaataataattaaaaaatcaaaataatggtTGGAGATAAGGGGGACCGAACCCCGTGCCTCTCGCATCTAAAACGAGCGCTCTTCCATTTAAGTAGAGTTTAAGCGATATCGATTAATGTTAAGCGAAAACAGAAATTTTTAAGTAGAAACGAACAAATATAAGTTGAAATAGATAATGATAAATGATATCTCCAGAAATTAACCGGAAAGTGCATACAATAAGTGACTACTCTATATACTATAcgagaaatattatttatgaataaggACATAATGtagaagaatgaaaaaaaatgactaCACATCAAGCAAAGAAAGGATATTTACGACGGGAGTGAAGAACACAATGGCATGTCTATAGCATTTGCATCTGCATCAACAATAAGGTCAACGGCACCGCTGTTTAGTATTGGCACATACGCTTGAAGTCAATTTCAGAATCAATGGGACAAATAGTTCGGTTTGCATcgggtgtgacaaacttcacttTCACAGTGCCAATGTCAAGCTCCCATCTTTGACATATCTCATCTAGAATTGACTCCCAAGGAGTCAACGCTGTGAACTGGAGGACTCGGCCCTTCCCCCTATACCTAGCAAAAGGTATCTATTGGCTTCCTGCATGAAGAAAGCATGGTCAACAATTGCAtgaccacaaaaaataaaaccaaaacaagtgtGGAGAAGCTCACATGAATTGTCTTCCGAGTGAAGAAATATTTAAAGTACAAGAGTGCAAAATAAAACCAGAACAACAGGGAAGAGACAAATCTATCTATCCTGCGTAGATGGaaacaaaaaaccaacaaaaaggatgatggaagaagaagaaggcagcTTGGGTTAAAGAAACATGTAAAGTTAAAACTGACAACCGTACTATTTTCCAAAAAGTTGACAAGACCGGGCTCCAGCTTTTCCTCCAACTAGCAGGGCAAAAATGGAATATTGCATGAAGTTAACTGACGGAGTTACAGCCAGGGACCAAACcgtcaacaaaataaaaaaggagggattgtttgtcaaattcaaatgtcagatgGACTTTTAGGGAAGTTTGGaaactttcagggactaaaaaataattttcccttatttttattttactttattttatttttattttatttttccgtTAGGATCTTGTAAATTTtggattaaattaattattacaaatatcaacctagaatttattaatttttcagaaGGGTAAACAAGCAATAAATATGATTCAAAACATCTACTTTCGATTTTGTAAAGATCCATTATCTTTTTAATGGAGGTGAttagaatttataaaatttagggggcgtttggtttgGAGTAGTGGAGTGGGAATGACTCTTTACATTGGGTAAGCttttgtttggatgtggagtaATGGGAGTGGGAGAGGATTGAGGAAGGAGTGAAGGGGTTGTGGAGGGGTATTCACAATCATGAGAAAAATGGGGGATTCTTGATTCCTTACTCATGAAATGACTATATTGCCCTTGTGTAAATACCTATCTCCAATTTATAATTGGTTATATACAttagctaattaattatttattataatattaataataaatgtggaaattaatcaatattaacggctaaaaaaataattattattattcataatatatttatttaaaagtatattaaaattggtaattaattaattattatagttaattatttgctaattattgaTGTTAACAAAAAACATTTGAGATTTGGtgacttattaaaattaaatatttatttataataattaatttactttaatatttaaatattttttaaaaacataatcttCACAACTCATTTGTATAAAGGGCATAatagtcattttatcatatttcccttttttacttttctcattcccaataaactacctcttcaatccttccaaccaaacatagttttcattctcattccttTTCCAATCTCCCTCATTCTCATTACTCTTTTACTCCTTTCCATTCCACTCCTtgcaaccaaacggccccttataGTTTTAAGGTCAAAGCCCATGTGCCACAGTATTGTTCACATAGTCTTTTATTGGAGGAGCCTTATTCTCCACCCCTCCAAAGTAGGGATAGCAACAAGTCGGATCGGATACAGGTTTTGTCATACCCTCACCCGCCCCCATACCCGAACCTAAATCTGAACTCGACGGGTTTtcaaaaccccaacccacaccAGTATTCAACAGGTAAACAGGTACCCACAGGGATACCCACCTCGCAGtgaccctatttaaaaatattcaaaataaaattaaaatactaagtaaaaataaaaaatgccaatccaaaattatagtttttttttttaatgaacatcATAAAATAGGAATTGAAAATAGACATTCAAaggaataaaaaatagataaattcatggaatttaaaaaaactctaataaaaaaaaattgaacatatATAATTGGGGATATTTGTTAATTGGATTTTGGGTCGGGTTCGGGTTTGGGTTCGAGTCTAGTATCAGGATTCTCATACACATACCCGCACTCGTTTTACATCATTTTGGTTTTACCCGAACTCGACCTGAAACCCGGTCAAACATAGTTTTTCACGTCAAACTCGGGTTAAGTCGGGTTTGGGGATTATAGTTATCCCTACTCTAGAGTTATAAGACATGGGGGATTTATTATTGTGGGTTGTAGTCATTGATATATCATCTTGGACGTATGTGACTGGCCCTAATTGCCTCTCATGTTAGCTTGCCACAttcctaaaaataataataataataaataaacaaagatacATCGCATGAACTGAACTGAGCAAGCATTGTATATTGCATACTGAATTCATCTGAAAAGTACAACTGTAAATAGCCTGTTCATCCAGAGCCACTAAACTGAAGTATCCATCCTAATCAATTGTTGCTTCTGTTGCTATACAAacacaaaacaattaaaaaggtATCAAGCTAAAGAAGCCCATACTTAGGGTCCGAAACCATAACCGCATAAGTTCCACTTGAAAAAAACTTCATGCACATTGGCGAGTGCACTCGGTTCAAATCCATCAACAAAGTTGGCAACAACCAAAGTGACTCTCCGCACATCAACCCGGACGCCAGCGCCGGCGTGAACGTCCTAGCATACTCCTTATTCACACTCCCCCACAAGTATGTCACCAAGCTCCCTGTGCACATACTTATGGGCACATAAGGTCCCAAATAAAAGGTTATAGCCATCCCTGTCACACTTGGCACATAATGCTGCAACTCTAAGTTCAATTTCTTGGTCAATTCCTTTGCAGCGTTGATAATAACagccaagaagaagaacaagatgcaTAAAGAGAGGCAGTTATCTGGCAGAGCATGCAAGCCTTCCATGCCAACTAGTGCTAATGCTCTGTACATCTTGGCGTAAGGCACCGGGTAATCGGAATCTTCGTCGCCGAGAGTTGGGTCTtgttgaaaaaaagagaagagtagCGGCCCCAAAACACAACCTAATGCCGAACCAAAGATCTGACTGACTAGCATTGCTTTCGGTGACGATAGTGTTAAGTAACCGGTTTTGTAGTCTTGGAGGAGATCAGAAGAGTAGTTTACTATCGGCATTATTATGCCGGAGGATGCTAAGGCAGCGATGACACCTCCGGAGCTCATACCAACCCAGCCTGCCATGATGAAGATTAGGAGCTTGCCGTAGCTGGGGCCGAGTGATAGGTTAGTGAGACCGGCACCATAGGCATTGCAGAAAGCAAAGATTGGAGCGATAAGGTAAACGGTGATGACATGATAAGGTTTGAGCTGGTGGAAGATGAATGGGATGCCGATGATGGAAATAATGGCGCAGAATATGTAACCACCAATGGCGATTGGAGACGGGATGTGATCTTGGAGGAAGACTGTCGTGCGGCGGTGTTCCTCTTGGCTTACTTCAACGACCGGAAGGTCTGTATTGGAGTTTGTTGCAGACAACTTTTTACTTTCCGACAAGATGAAGTTCTCTTGCCTTTTATTGTTGTATAAGTTGTGTGATGTTCGGATAAGCACATGGACTAAATGGAAGAGACCGTCTCCGACAACCATTGCTAAAGATATGAAGACCTTGTAACCGAATATACCATGCACGTCTTGGAGTCCTAGACCTGCGGGGAACCACTTGCCCTCTTTGCTCTTGATGTGTGGCCATAAGAATGCATGGGAGATCACACCACCTAACAGTAATGAGAGGTTGATTGAAATAGGGCATATCATTCCCATTCCTATGTTTGATGCGGAGCAGTCGAAGTAAAACCTGATCAAGAAGAAATACAAGATAACTAATAATCCCACATcagttaatttaataaaatgagagTTTTACTTGTTGTCGAAGGCGGTCATGCCGAATACTGGGAAGTTGCTGAAGCCACAGAATGAACCTGCAGAGTACATCCATTTGAACCCTGCCCAGAGAAAGCTTCCCACCAGGGATTTGAACAAAACCCACACTTGTTTTCTGATATGTAATTAAACCAAAGCAATTAGTTTTCAAAATTGAGAttaatttctctttgttttcttgattaCTGCTTAATTTACCTTGCAATGAGGGCTCCCTGAGAGGTCTGAAAACTGTTGATAAGATGAGCAATAGCCACCCCACTAGGATAATATAGTTTTTGCCCAACAATCATCACCTGATCAACAAGATCataataatttcatcaaaaattttctatctttttgattAGTCACATGATCGCATTGAGATTTTGATAGTAAATTCAACCTTGGCAATGGGAGCAACAATGAACAAGCCTACAATGCTGACCAAGAACATGAAAGCTATAGTTGATCCTATCCCTAGAACTCGGATATTCTTCACATCATTTGCCTCACTGAAATTGCCCGCCACATTATTACTCATTGCAAACAAGTAGCTTCCGAAACCACCtgcacaaaaataaagaaattaaatcacataCCATTTCCGCAATCAAAAGAATTGATATTGACGAAAGAGAGTTATGACTCGAGAGTTCTATATGAGAGTCTGGGAGGTCAAGTCTTTCGCTTCCATGTTGttaaaagagacaaaaaaaaaaaacactagttTTGCGACCAAAAGAATTGATATAAATGAACGAGAGTTATGCCAACATTAGTATATATAGTCCAACAGTAAAACTCGAGAGTTCCATGTGAGAGACTGAGAGGTCAAATCTTCTGTTTCTGTGTTgttagaagaaaaggaaaagaaactaGTTACCGCTCTGGACAACGCTAACGCAGGCAATGACGCATGTCTGAATGATGGTGTTCTCCTGACGGGTGAAAGGGCGAGAGAAGCAGAGTTTCTCAAAGGCTTGTGACCAAGACTTGAGCATGAAGAAGGCGAGAAGCCCGGCGGAGATATTGAG includes:
- the LOC120271720 gene encoding uncharacterized protein LOC120271720; translated protein: MSLNRATFPPINNLRVLSIWPSSEDHEIVSMKVGDQFSDSEHFRDALKNFAIKCNFNFTFIKNDKQRVTVKCTVEGCEWRAHVSMEDNHQTFRIKTMYPTHMCGGGIGTSSHPKASKKWVSARVIQKLKDRPLYRAINIQRDMLRDHGVYLSYKQAWLGKEVAKEVLHGSEVASYDLLMWYAKKVLVTNPGCRPLLYLDGTHLLGKYGGTLLGATGKDGNDGFFHVAFAIVDNETDVNWTWFLSKLGDTIYDDDEYVKLVTFISDRSKGLINAVAKKSDLVHWANYMFKGDRWGEMYSNVAESFNAWIKEAHHLPVINMVDSIRFKLMGMLCHRREQSHRWERRLCPVIHRKIEELVEESRNLLVGRSDGDHFEVVDQKNYCISLNARTCSCRRWQTNKRGIMNIFLFHFIEYEEMEVTMKYNRHQDEVDICKPEYNINHHDCCAYIVRVRFAIHLFYQPSKEQVVG
- the LOC120271721 gene encoding probable metal-nicotianamine transporter YSL8; translated protein: MASGNDEMERGVLEDGYDSDEEGSMDQTLEAAEVPEWTEQLTPRALIISLILGVMFNFIIMRMSLTIGIIPSLNISAGLLAFFMLKSWSQAFEKLCFSRPFTRQENTIIQTCVIACVSVVQSGGFGSYLFAMSNNVAGNFSEANDVKNIRVLGIGSTIAFMFLVSIVGLFIVAPIAKVMIVGQKLYYPSGVAIAHLINSFQTSQGALIARKQVWVLFKSLVGSFLWAGFKWMYSAGSFCGFSNFPVFGMTAFDNKFYFDCSASNIGMGMICPISINLSLLLGGVISHAFLWPHIKSKEGKWFPAGLGLQDVHGIFGYKVFISLAMVVGDGLFHLVHVLIRTSHNLYNNKRQENFILSESKKLSATNSNTDLPVVEVSQEEHRRTTVFLQDHIPSPIAIGGYIFCAIISIIGIPFIFHQLKPYHVITVYLIAPIFAFCNAYGAGLTNLSLGPSYGKLLIFIMAGWVGMSSGGVIAALASSGIIMPIVNYSSDLLQDYKTGYLTLSSPKAMLVSQIFGSALGCVLGPLLFSFFQQDPTLGDEDSDYPVPYAKMYRALALVGMEGLHALPDNCLSLCILFFFLAVIINAAKELTKKLNLELQHYVPSVTGMAITFYLGPYVPISMCTGSLVTYLWGSVNKEYARTFTPALASGLMCGESLWLLPTLLMDLNRVHSPMCMKFFSSGTYAVMVSDPKYGLL